A single window of Bufo bufo chromosome 10, aBufBuf1.1, whole genome shotgun sequence DNA harbors:
- the EXOSC6 gene encoding exosome complex component MTR3 yields MPGDSRRVRGPEDSQSPLLYAVSEQPPAERTGRGAGEPRAVFVRAGLLSQAAGSAYVEAGGTKVLCAVSGPREWGGGGRESRGRLVCDLRWAPFSRAGPWSSSSSSSSPRQAGLLLQESLEAAVRLERYPRAELAVWALVLEDRGSAVPAAVSCASLALADAGVEMYDLAVGAGLSRGPGELLLLDPDDAEEKAGATMYLTLLPTLNQVSGLLCSGEWEGDSSVAAVRMCMEGCQRLYPVLQQSLLKATKRKIPAPETA; encoded by the exons ATGCCCGGTGACAGCCGCCGTGTCCGGGGCCCGGAGGACTCTCAGAGCCCGTTATTGTACGCCGTCTCCGAGCAGCCCCCGGCGGAGAGGACGGGTCGTGGCGCCGGGGAGCCTCGGGCGGTGTTTGTGCGGGCCGGGCTCCTCAGTCAAGCTGCGGGATCCGCTTATGTGGAGGCTGGGGGCACGAAGGTGCTGTGCGCGGTGTCCGGGCCCCGGGAGTGGGGCGGCGGGGGCAGAGAGAGCCGGGGCCGCCTGGTGTGTGACCTGCGCTGGGCCCCGTTCTCTCGGGCCGGGCCCTGGTcgtcgtcttcctcctcctcgtcccccCGTCAGGCCGGTCTGCTGCTGCAGGAGAGCCTGGAGGCCGCGGTGCGACTGGAGCGGTACCCCCGGGCGGAGCTGGCGGTGTGGGCGCTGGTGCTGGAGGACCGGGGCTCCGCCGTGCCCGCTGCCGTCTCCTGCGCCTCCCTCGCCCTGGCGGACGCCGGAGTGGAGATGTACGACCTGGCGGTGGGCGCGGGGCTGAGCCGGGGCCCCGgggagctgctgctgctggatcCGGACGACGCCGAGGAGAAGGCGGGAGCCACCATGTATCTCACCCTGCTGCCGACCCTCAACCAG GTCTCCGGCCTCCTGTGCAGCGGCGAGTGGGAGGGCGACAGCTCGGTGGCGGCTGTCCGGATGTGTATGGAGGGCTGTCAGCGGCTGTACCCGGTGCTGCAGCAGAGTCTCCTGAAGGCGACGAAGCGGAAGATCCCAGCCCCCGAGACCGCGTGA
- the AARS1 gene encoding alanine--tRNA ligase, cytoplasmic, with product MTTSLTAAEIRQKFIDFFKENGHTYVHSSATVPLDDPTLLFANAGMNQFKPIFLNTIDPSHPMAKLVRAANTQKCIRAGGKHNDLDDVGKDVYHHTFFEMLGSWSFGDYFKELACKLALDLLTKEFGIDIDRLYVTYFGGNEAAGLEPDLECKQIWLNLGLPESRILPGSMKDNFWEMGDTGPCGPCSEMHFDRIGGRDASHLVNMDDPNVLEIWNLVFIQFNRESDGSLKPLPKKSIDTGMGLERLVSVLQSKMSNYDTDLFVPYFDAIQKGTGARPYSGKVGAEDEDGVDMAYRVLADHARTITVALADGGRPDNTGRGYVLRRILRRAVRYTHEKLGASKGFFASLVDVVVQSLGDAFPELKKDPDMVKDIINEEETQFLKTLSRGRRILDRKIQSLGESKTIPGDTAWLLYDTYGFPVDLTGLIAEERGMKVDMESFEEERKAAQLKSQGKGAGDEDLLMLDIYAIEKLRTRGLEPTDDSTKYNYTSSPDGVYVFNGVEATLRAIRREKTFVDEVHTGQECGLVLDKTCFYAEQGGQTYDEGYMVRVDDSSEDKTEFSVRNTQVRGGYVLHVGTVYGNLKVGDRVHLYVDEARRRPVMSNHTATHILNFALRSVLGEADQRGSLVAPDRLRFDFTAKGAMSTNEIRRTEEIANQLIQEKKTVYALDCPLAAAKEIQGLRAVFDETYPDPVRVVSVGIPVEDLLADPSGPAGSVTSVEFCGGTHLQNSGHAGQFVIVTEEAIAKGIRRIVALTGVAAQKAVRRQETLKAALAQLEAKVKQQTTPNKDVQKDIADLSETLATAVISQWQKDELRELLRSLKKTMDDLDRSSKADIQKRVLEKTKQLIAENPNQPLLVLEMEAGASAKALNESLKLLKSQSPNTSAIIFAVDNEAGKITCLCQVPQEAADKGLKANEWVQQVTDLMDGKGGGKDTSAQATGRNLSCLPDVLRLAEDFAKLKFDSLKN from the exons ATGACGACTTCGCTGACCGCCGCCGAGATCCGACAGAAGTTTATCGACTTCTTCAAGGAGAATGGCCACACGTACGTCCACTCCTCCGCCACCGTCCCCCTGGATGACCCCACCCTGCTGTTCGCCAACGCAGGCATGAACCAG TTTAAGCCGATCTTTCTGAACACCATTGACCCTTCCCACCCTATGGCCAAGCTGGTCCGAGCCGCCAACACCCAGAAGTGCATCCGTGCTGGCGGGAAGCACAACGACCTGGATGACGTGGGGAAGGACGTCTACCATCACACCTTCTTTGAGATGCTGGGCTCCTGGTCCTTTGGGGACTACTTCAAG GAGCTGGCGTGTAAACTGGCCCTGGACCTTCTGACCAAGGAATTTGGCATAGACATTGATCGCCTGTACGTCACCTACTTTGGTGGTAACGAGGCGGCAGGTTTGGAACCGGACCTGGAATGTAAGCAGATTTGGCTCAACCTGGG GCTTCCCGAGAGCCGCATATTACCAGGCAGCATGAAGGACAACTTCTGGGAGATGGGGGACACGGGCCCCTGTGGACCCTGCAGCGAGATGCACTTTGACCGGATTGGGGGCCGCGATGCCTCTCACTTGGTCAATATGGACGACCCCAACGTGCTGGAGATCTGGAACCTGGTGTTCATTCAGTTTAACAG GGAAAGTGACGGCAGCCTAAAACCATTGCCCAAGAAAAGTATTGACACCGGGATGGGTCTGGAGCGGCTGGTGTCCGTGCTGCAGAGCAAGATGTCCAACTACGACACTGACCTCTTCGTTCCATACTTTGATGCCATCCAGAAG GGCACCGGGGCAAGGCCCTATTCTGGCAAGGTGGGCGCAGAGGATGAAGATGGTGTAGACATGGCATACAGAGTGCTCGCAGATCACGCCAGGACCATCACAGTTGCCCTTGCTGATGGTGGGAGACCGGACAATACTGGCCGTGG ATATGTTTTACGCCGAATCCTGCGCCGCGCTGTGAGATACACTCACGAGAAACTTGGTGCATCCAAAGGCTTCTTCGCCAGCCTGGTTGATGTTGTCGTCCAATCGCTG GGGGACGCTTTCCCCGAGCTTAAGAAGGACCCTGACATGGTAAAGGACATCATTAACGAGGAGGAGACTCAGTTCCTGAAAACTCTCAGCAGGGGGCGCCGCATCCTGGACCGGAAGATACAGAGCCTGGGGGAGAGCAAGACCATCCCTG gtGACACCGCATGGTTGCTGTACGACACATATGGATTCCCTGTGGATCTGACCGGCCTGATTGCAGAGGAACGAGGCATGAAAGTGGATATGGAGAGCTTTGAAGAGGAGCGAAAGGCCGCCCAG CTCAAGTCTCAGGGGAAGGGGGCAGGTGACGAGGACCTGTTGATGTTGGATATTTACGCCATTGAAAAGCTGCGCACCCGGGGTCTGGAGCCGACAGATGATTCCACAAAGTACAACTACACGTCAAGTCCAGATGGTGTCTACG TGTTTAATGGAGTGGAGGCCACTCTGAGGGCCATTCGGCGGGAGAAGACCTTTGTGGATGAGGTCCACACAGGGCAGGAGTGCGGTCTGGTCCTAGATAAGACCTGCTTCTATGCAGAACAAGGAGGACAGACGTACGATGAGGGATACATGGTTCGGGTGGATGACAGCAGCGAGGAC AAAACAGAGTTCAGTGTAAGGAACACACAGGTCCGGGGCGGTTACGTCCTACACGTGGGGACTGTGTACGGCAACCTAAAGGTCGGTGACCGCGTACATCTCTACGTCGATGAG GCAAGGCGACGTCCAGTTATGAGCAACCACACAGCCACCCACATCCTGAACTTTGCCCTGCGCTCGGTCCTCGGGGAGGCGGATCAGCGGGGGTCTCTGGTTGCTCCTGACAGGTTGAGGTTTGATTTCACAGCAAAAGGAGCCATGAGCACAAATGAAATCCGCAGAACAGAGGAGATCGCAAACCAGCTGATCCAGGAGAAGAAG ACCGTCTATGCCTTGGACTGTCCCTTAGCAGCTGCTAAAGAAATTCAGGGGCTACGTGCGGTGTTTGATGAGACCTACCCGGACCCTGTACGCGTGGTGTCTGTAGGGATCCCTGTAGAAGATCTGCTGGCTGACCCCTCTGGCCCCGCAGGCTCTGTGACGTCGGTGGAGTTCTGTGGTGGAAC GCACCTGCAGAACTCTGGCCATGCTGGACAGTTTGTCATTGTCACAGAAGAAGCCATTGCAAAGGGAATCCGGAGAATTGTGGCCCTCACCGGGGTGGCAGCGCAGAAG GCTGTGAGGAGGCAGGAGACCCTGAAAGCTGCACTCGCTCAACTGGAAGCCAAAGTGAAGCAGCAGACTACCCCCAACAAGGATGTTCAGAAGGACATTGCTGACCTCAGCGAG ACCCTGGCTACAGCAGTCATCTCTCAGTGGCAGAAGGACGAGCTCCGAGAACTGCTGAGATCCCTTAAGAAGACGATGGATGATCTAGACCGCTCCAGCAAAGCTGATATCCAGAAGCGG GTCCTGGAAAAGACAAAACAGCTGATAGCAGAAAACCCGAACCAACCCCTCCTGGTCCTAGAGATGGAAGCGGGGGCATCTGCCAAG GCTCTGAATGAATCTCTGAAACTGCTCAAGTCTCAGTCTCCGAACACCTCAGCCATAATCTTTGCTGTGGACAACGAGGCTGGAAAAATCACCTGCCTGTGCCAAGTGCCCCAG GAGGCCGCGGACAAAGGCCTGAAAGCCAACGAGTGGGTGCAGCAAGTGACTGACCTGATGGACGGTAAGGGAGGCGGGAAGGATACGTCGGCACAGGCCACTGGCAGGAACCTGAGTTGCCTTCCTGACGTGCTGAGACTGGCCGAGGACTTCGCCAAACTCAAGTTCGATTCCTTGAAGAACTAA